Proteins co-encoded in one Carassius auratus strain Wakin unplaced genomic scaffold, ASM336829v1 scaf_tig00031692, whole genome shotgun sequence genomic window:
- the LOC113080583 gene encoding T-cell surface antigen CD2-like, whose product MSIRQSGDGGGPKKHNESSSRKQVKNHKSQRQNRKKPFTYKKPALNGHSRVFGAEANEMLSVSVMEGDSVTLNTDLTEFNDGRIVLKFGAEKSLIAMMKRNKQNSTFDVLDGRFRDRLKLDRQTGSLTITNIRTQHAGLYEVDISGAKKSSKTFNVSVYAQVSVPVISSNSSQCSSSSSSSQQNCSLLCSVVNVGHVTLSWYKGNSLLSSISVSDLSISLSLPLEVEYQEKNSYSCVINNHIRNQTTHLDITQLCHTCSDQSLPMLYIVLISAVVGSLLIVAAVLIFCICRKCRKSDQEGKVQSFEEEITYVDPTFHKRKPQSSLIRFL is encoded by the exons ATGTCCATCAGACAGTCTGGGGATGGAGGAGGACCTAAGAAGCACAATGAAAGCAGCTCAAggaaaca AGTAAAGAATCATAAAAGCCAGCGGCAGAACAGGAAGAAGCCCTTCACCTACAAAAAACCTGCTCTGAATGGCCATTCTC gtgtgtttggtgctgaAGCAAATGAAATGctttcagtgtcagtgatggagggagattctgtcactctaaacACTGATCTTACTGAATTTAATGACGGCAGGATAGTGTTGAAATTTGGAGCTGAAAAGTCTCTCATAGCAATGATGAAAAGGAACAAACAAAACTCTACATTTGATGTtcttgacgggagattcagagacagactgaagctggacagacagactggatctctgaccatcacaaacatcagaacTCAACACGCTGGACTCTATGAAGTAGACATAAGTGGAGCTAAAAagtcatcaaaaacattcaatgtttctgtctatg CTCAGGTGTCTGTTCCTGTCATTagcagtaactcttcacaatgttcttcatcatcatcttcatcacagcagaattgttcattgttgtgttcagtggtgaatgtgggtcatgtgactctctcctggtacaaaggaaacagtttattgtccagcatcagtgtgtctgatctcagcatcagtctctctctacctctggaggtggaatatcaggagaaaaacagctacagctgtgtgatcaacaatcacatcagaaaccagaccacacatctggacatcactcaactctgtcacacatgttcag ATCAGAGCCTACCCATGCTGTACATAGTGCTGATCTCTGCTGTTgttggatctctgttgattgtcGCTGCTGTCTTGATCTTCTGCATCTGCAGGAAATGTAGAAAATCTGATCAAGAAGGCAAGG tTCAGAGTTTTGAAGAAGAGATCACTTACGTTGATCCAACATTCCACAAGCGAAAACCCCAATCG TCTCTCATCAGATTTTTATGA